The following DNA comes from Nocardioides panzhihuensis.
ATCATCGGCGACGCCACCTCGGCCGACCGGCTGCGTACGGTCGAGGCAGCTGCCGGCGACCGCGGCCGCTTCGACGCCGCTCTCTGGTCCTCCCTCGGCGAGGCCGGGCTGCTCGGGCTCCATCTCCCCGAGGCGTACGGCGGGGCCGGGCTCGGCATCGTCGAGCTGTGCCGAGTGCTCGTCGAGTCCGGGCGGCGCGTCGCGCCGATACCGCTGGCGGCGCACGGGCCTTGCGGTCTGCTGCTCGCCGAAGCGGGGCCGGCCGAGACCGCTACGGACGCGCTGGCCGGCGTCGCCGACGGTTCTCGAGTGCTCGCGGCTGCCGTCTCTGAGGAGCACGCCCACCTCCCCGACTCGCCCACCGTCGCAGCCACCGGCGACACGATCTCCGGAGTGAAGACGCTGGTCAGGGGCGGGATGATCGCGGACGCGTTCCTGGTCACCGCGTCGCTGCCCGACGGCATGACCGGGGTCTTCCTCGTCGATTCCTCCGCGGAGGGCGTCGACCGCCAAGCGCAGCACACCAGCGACGGCGACGTCACCGCGTTGGTCTCGTTCGCTTCCACTCCTGGTCGTCGTATCGGCGATGCTTCTGCCGCCGCCCGCCTCGGCGATCTGCTCACCGTCGCCGCGGCCGCCGAGCTGCTGGGCATCACCGAAGGGGCGCTGGAGCTCACGTCTTCCTACGCCAAGACGCGAGAGCAGTTCGGCCGCGCCATCGGCACCTTCCAGGCGGTCTCCCAGCGCTTGGCCGATGGGTTCATCGACGTACTCGCCCAGCGGCTCACCCTCTGGCAGGCCGTCTGGCGGACTTCGTCCGGACTGCCTGCCGCCGACCAGGTCGCTGTGGCCAAGCTCTGGGCCGCCGACGCTGCTCATCGCCTCGCCCACACCACCGTCCACATCCACGGCGGCGTCGGCATCGACCTCGACGGCGAGGCGCATCGCTACTTCACCGCCGCCAAGCGCTTCGAGTTCGTCTTCGGCGGAGCCACGGAGCAGGCGCTGCGGATCGGGCGAGCCCTGGCTGCATCCTGATCGACTCTTGACCTTCCGAGAGGCCCCGGCAGCTGCTGGGGCCTCTCGTCTCGGCTGTTGGCTTTGTGCGGTATCGCGCCAAACGATCAGCGCGTGCGATAGTGCGTCGGCGTATGGGATGTAATGCCGGCCCGCGGGCGGACGGCATCTGTCATCCTGTGCGGATGCCAGCACAAGAGATGATGGAACAGCTCGCAAAGGTCATCGATGCTCATCAGTGGGACGAGCTTGCAGCGTTGCTCCATCCGGAGTTCTCGTGTCTCTACGTCCACACTGGCGAGACGTTCGATCGGGACTCGTGGGTACGGACCAACGCGGAGTATCCCGGTTTCCAGAACTTCCGGCTCCTCGACTGCATCGCCGACGGCGAGCGGGCGGCGGGGCGAGGTCATGTCACGGGGATGACCGATGGCGAGCTCCAGCATTTCGAGGTGGCTACGTTCATCACGCTGCGCGACGGGCTCATCGTCGACATGACCGAGGTGTGGACGGACGTCGACCTCACTCCGCCTGCGGGGACGAGACCTCAGGCATAGCCGTTGTCTTCTTTCGCTGGTGGCGGCTCTCTGGCCGCCTGCGTGTGGGGCGGCTGGATGTGTGTCCGTTTGGTCTCGTGTCGGGTCCCAGCACGGGTGGGGCCAATACGTTGTTTGGGTTGGGAGATTTAGAAGCAGGGTGTCTGGGTTGGTGCCATTCGGGTGTCTTGCGGGCTTCCAGCAGCGGTTCGAGTTTGGGTTGGGGATATCTGTCCCTGATCGGGTTTTCGACCTGTTTCCTTTCCTGTTTCCGCGTGCCTGGCGGCCCATAATATGTTATGGT
Coding sequences within:
- a CDS encoding nuclear transport factor 2 family protein, producing MPAQEMMEQLAKVIDAHQWDELAALLHPEFSCLYVHTGETFDRDSWVRTNAEYPGFQNFRLLDCIADGERAAGRGHVTGMTDGELQHFEVATFITLRDGLIVDMTEVWTDVDLTPPAGTRPQA
- a CDS encoding acyl-CoA dehydrogenase family protein — its product is MDFSFSTESDEAAELAAKIIGDATSADRLRTVEAAAGDRGRFDAALWSSLGEAGLLGLHLPEAYGGAGLGIVELCRVLVESGRRVAPIPLAAHGPCGLLLAEAGPAETATDALAGVADGSRVLAAAVSEEHAHLPDSPTVAATGDTISGVKTLVRGGMIADAFLVTASLPDGMTGVFLVDSSAEGVDRQAQHTSDGDVTALVSFASTPGRRIGDASAAARLGDLLTVAAAAELLGITEGALELTSSYAKTREQFGRAIGTFQAVSQRLADGFIDVLAQRLTLWQAVWRTSSGLPAADQVAVAKLWAADAAHRLAHTTVHIHGGVGIDLDGEAHRYFTAAKRFEFVFGGATEQALRIGRALAAS